One region of Salvelinus namaycush isolate Seneca chromosome 3, SaNama_1.0, whole genome shotgun sequence genomic DNA includes:
- the znf652 gene encoding zinc finger protein 652, giving the protein MKSCQSLKGEVSSPGGMSQEGRRTQQVAQSYYHSPAPDLDLTGKLYKREGGGKPYSVLVDNKMAAKTPMGDQTPSQLSPQHVTSPQQQYYREGTVGQEGGAQGAQAGNGGTSEDSEEEEESFNREQIIVEVNLNNQTLNVSKGDKSVPQTDASERHCSEEEEEEDEEDVEEDEVEEEEEEEEIESRRTRAKRARRGLAPATSQSRRKTQFTALSTTGMTTRGRRKKTTQPPKRTRRTAREGKGTPSAGSATGDKADGEERETLACEKCPRVFNTRWYLEKHMNVTHRRMQICDKCGKKFVLESELALHQQTDCEKNIQCVSCNKSFKKLWSLHEHIKIVHGYAEKKFACEICDKKFYTMAHVRKHMVAHTKDMPFTCETCGKSFKRSMSLKVHSLQHSGEKPFRCENCAERFQYKYQLRSHMSIHIGHKQFMCQWCGKDFNMKQYFDEHMKTHTGEKPFICEICGKSFTSRPNMKRHRRTHTGEKPYPCELCSQRFRFSNMLKAHKEKCFRVTSPVTLQASSLPLPLHLSAPSSSGPGPGLAPSAATTSAPLGLSPAGGALPPRAPVGHASFSHLHMTPSHHLPHHHTSQQQQHHPGTPLQAPPLPHHHLPVPPVSPPPALFKSEPLTHCGQEDSSYLRYMAPQDKGPGAPQHH; this is encoded by the exons ATGAAATCCTGCCAGAGCCTGAAGGGAGAGGTGTCCAGCCCAGGTGGGATGTCACAGGAGGGGCGCAGAACACAGCAGGTGGCCCAGTCCTACTACCACTCCCCCGCCCCAGACCTGGACCTAACGGGCAAGCTGTACAAGCGGGAGGGCGGGGGCAAGCCTTACTCTGTGCTAGTGGACAACAAGATGGCAGCCAAGACCCCCATGGGTGACCAGACTCCCAGTCAGCTGTCCCCGCAGCATGTTACCTCCCCCCAGCAGCAGTACTACAGAGAGGGGACAGTAGGGCAGGAGGGGGGCGCGCAGGGGGCCCAGGCAGGCAATGGGGGCACCTCCGAGgactcagaggaagaggaggagtcaTTCAATCGGGAGCAGATCATCGTGGAGGTCAACCTGAACAATCAGACACTTAACGTATCAAAGGGGGACAAGTCCGTCCCCCAAACTGATGCCTCAGAGAGACACTGcagcgaggaggaggaggaagaagatgaGGAAGATGTGGAAGAAGATGAAgttgaagaggaagaagaggaggaagaaatagaGAGCCGTAGAACGAGAGCCAAGAGGGCCCGGCGTGGGTTGGCCCCCGCTACCAGCCAGTCCCGGAGGAAGACCCAGTTCACCGCTCTGAGCACCACCGGCATGACCACCAGGGGCCGACGGAAGAAGACCACCCAGCCGCCCAAGAGGACACGCCGGACTGCCAGGGAGGGCAAGGGGACCCCCTCAGCTGGCTCTGCCACGGGGGATAAAGCGGATGGGGAGGAGCGGGAGACGCTGGCGTGTGAGAAGTGCCCCCGCGTCTTCAACACCCGCTGGTACCTGGAGAAGCACATGAATGTCACACACAGACGCATGCAAATCTGTGACAAGTGTGGCAAGAAGTTTGTCCTGGAGAGTGAGCTGGCCTTACACCAGCAGACTGACTGTGAAAAGAACATCCAG TGCGTCTCCTGCAACAAGTCTTTCAAGAAGCTGTGGTCGCTGCACGAGCACATCAAGATTGTGCACGGCTACGCAGAGAAGAAGTTTGCCTGTGAGATCTGTGACAAGAAGTTCTACACAATGGCTCATGTCCGCAAGCACATGGTTG CTCACACTAAGGACATGCCGTTCACCTGTGAGACCTGTGGCAAGTCGTTCAAGCGCAGCATGTCCCTGAAGGTTCACTCACTGCAGCACTCTGGGGAGAAGCCCTTCCGCTGTGAG aACTGTGCTGAGCGGTTCCAGTATAAGTACCAGCTGCGCTCCCACATGAGCATCCACATCGGACACAAGCAGTTCATGTGTCAGTGGTGTGGCAAGGACTTCAACATGAAGCAGTACTTTGACGAgcacatgaaaacacacacag GAGAGAAGCCATTCATCTGTGAGatctgtgggaagagcttcaccAGCCGGCCCAACATGAAGCGCCACCGCCGcacccacacaggagagaagccgtaccCCTGCGAGTTGTGCAGCCAGCGCTTCCGCTTCTCCAACATGCTCAAGGCCCACAAGGAGAAGTGCTTCCGGGTCACCAGCCCTGTGACTCTGCAGGCCAGCAGCCTCCCCTTGCCTCTCCAcctctctgccccctcctcctctggcCCCGGCCCGGGCCTCGCTCCCTCAGCTGCCACCACCTCCGCCCCTCTGGGCCTCAGCCCGGCAGGAGGGGCTCTTCCCCCACGCGCCCCCGTGGGACACGCCTCCTTCTCCCACCTGCACATGACCCCCTCTCACCATCTCCCTCACCACCACACGTCGCAACAGCAGCAGCACCACCCCGGCACGCCCCTGCAAgcaccccctctcccccaccaccacctGCCTGTGCCCCCCGTCTCCCCTCCCCCCGCGCTCTTCAAGAGCGAGCCCCTCACCCACTGTGGGCAGGAGGACAGCAGCTACCTGCGTTACATGGCACCGCAGGACAAGGGGCCTGGGGCCCCCCAGCATCACTGA
- the LOC120035514 gene encoding prohibitin, with amino-acid sequence MAKLFESIGKLGLALAVGGGVVNSALFNVDAGHRAVIFDRFRGVQDAVVGEGTHFLIPWVQKPIIFDCRSRPRNVPVITGSKDLQNVNITLRILFRPVTSQLPRIFTSIGEDYDERVLPSITTEVLKSVVARFDAGELITQRELVSRQVSDDLTERANTFGLILDDVSLTHLTFGKEFTEAVEMKQVAQQEAERARFVVEKAEQQKQAAIISAEGDSQAALLIANSLQEAGDGLVELRKLEAAEDIAFQLSRSRNITYLPAGQGTLLQLPQ; translated from the exons ATGGCGAAACTATTTGAATCCATCGGGAAGTTGGGGCTGGCCCTCGCCGTTGGTGGAGGTGTTGTGAACTCAGCCCTCTTCAATG TTGACGCAGGTCATCGGGCAGTTATATTTGACAGGTTCCGGGGAGTGCAAGATGCCGTAGTTGGCGAGGGAACCCACTTCCTCATTCCCTGGGTACAGAAGCCTATCATCTTCGACTGTCGTTCTCGTCCACGCAACGTGCCTGTCATCACAGGCAGCAAAG atCTGCAGAATGTAAACATCACACTGCGCATCCTCTTCCGGCCGGTGACTAGCCAGCTCCCACGCATCTTCACCAGCATCGGAGAGGACTACGACGAGAGGGTACTGCCATCCATCACCACAGAGGTCCTCAAGTCCGTGGTG GCCCGGTTTGATGCCGGTGAGCTCATCACCCAGAGAGAGCTGGTGTCTCGGCAGGTCAGTGACGACCTGACAGAAAGAGCCAACACCTTCGGCCTCATCCTGGATGACGTCTCACTG ACACACTTGACGTTCGGTAAGGAGTTCACAGAGGCTGTTGAGATGAAGCAGGTGGCTCAGCAGGAGGCCGAGAGGGCCAGGTTTGTCGTGGAGAAG GCCGAGCAACAGAAACAGGCAGCCATCATCTCAGCGGAGGGTGACTCCCAGGCCGCCCTGCTCATTGCTAACTCCCTGCAGGAGGCTGGAGACGGCCTGGTAGAGCTGCGTAAGCTGGAGGCTGCAGAGGACATCGCCTTCCAGCTGTCCCGCTCCCGCAACATCACCTACCTGCCCGCCGGCCAGGGCACACTCCTCCAGCTGCCCCAGTGA
- the LOC120035540 gene encoding uncharacterized protein LOC120035540 has product MAEQCRTVRVSGLPTDIKEDRLTDKLYIYFLRARNGGGEIAHVTIVKATPGSALITFEDIGVARSVLQHGRHILMVDGKKYELTLSEPHKDLDPNKVILSMSVTLDYSQLPGGKAALTSLDRSHDVQIHYNNPEQLCTLQGFYSQVQAALAQILGLPGALASTDTPPAGANVVLGVLTRGTRGQAKRTHTQEAADHHRRGGEQSDLGSGPLRDFTSGGQGWEGEGTAQAEGGAVGLCLSEEPPMMEEDLSLIMDADLFHYLQWHCGGEYQEILTQHGVEVVDLTAEGLTTLFLQRVPGVGDIGQESLSGARGDLSRLYQENEARLRRAQLPKSVLSPSGGLSRAMEGLRVRLPKLLLSEDDRNIYIVGNSSDVSEAKQFLLLGEREEAVEDVASLLRSPSSTSGSSKPEEEERLTPTLSSTAGTPLDARLDKVLKQYETERRTEGARGYKFAPRFKALGPAGLGTRPRDTVMVGDTSPSVRPGLGPMLGHDLFGSDRAGSGVGGLYRPGTQGSGEDILFKRGDPLFTPSSMENGLIRSSSPTDLRQQGETAPFTSTLNTLSGGITISTSGSGSTLKRASSFSGRARSKVQDPGQSEAEKATTRARRSNSLDRRNAYSAELTISMVIWNYMKEAYATRIQDMTSDLQMRESQSDKSSDITVILRGAESSVVRTCQLEMQKLVAMVKTDFCLQELLLAELGVSDPADETLEVCCAEVRQRFKKVSVQTMRDSVFLIGPKQLCSQVGAALREVFPGETGQRGGQEDFSVPSTSTFNQSSPFQVNGVQNSTQFQTNSPQWMSETQRGGEEGPGANREKKNIQRSDSSKRTRNSESEHKNTVVSQSPARKDPVIKEKVERGGTMEADGSKTDPFLSHSAIGNGGRPGAVNGGGTNQDMVAPPKESNLRSGVTQKDNNRQSSGAENQERPGSGGALTRHGPGRSSLSGARTQICVCGERGASVTRTGCGVNLCPQCLLKSHVQCRVCPKAEVAVPHGVQGNMSYSEMPFSLPGHGRDAVFKITYCIPDGIQGEGHPSPGSAFRGGVFEAYLPLCERTRKLLPRLEKAFRLGLTFTVTGREPGARVSWDSIPHKTSLQGGKSGNGYPDSTYLSRLSEVLRAHGIEAPAKSQDTNIT; this is encoded by the exons ATGGCGGAGCAGTGCAGGACAGTAAGGGTGAGTGGCCTGCCCACTGATATAAAGGAGGACCGACTGACAGACAAGCTATACATCTACTTCCTGAGGGCCAGGAATGGAGGAGGGGAAATAGCACATGTCACCATTGTCAAGGCAACACCCGGCTCTGCCCTCATCACCTTTGAGGACATTGGAG TGGCAAGGAGCGTGCTTCAACATGGCCGACACATTCTGATGGTGGACGGGAAGAAGTATGAACTCACCTTGAGTGAACCTCACAAAGACCTGGACCCAAATAAG GTTATCTTGAGCATGTCTGTTACTTTGGACTACAGCCAGCTACCTGGAGGAAAGGCAGCATTGACTAGCCTTGACAGGAGTCATGATGTTCAGATCCACTATAACAACCCAGAGCAGCTCTGCACCTTGCAGGGCTTCTACTCCCAGGTCCAGGCTGCACTGGCCCAAATACTGGGGCTCCCTGGGGCCCTGGCCTCCACAGATACACCCCCAGCTGGGGCCAATGTTGTTCTGGGAGTCCTTACTAGAGGCACTAGGGGCCAAGCGAAAAGGACTCATACCCAGGAGGCAGCAGACCATCACAGGAGAGGTGGTGAGCAGAGTGATCTAGGCTCAGGCCCACTTAGGGACTTTACGTCTGGAGGTCAGggctgggagggggaggggacagCCCAGGCAGAGGGGGGTGCTGTGggtctgtgtctgtctgaggAACCCCCCATGATGGAAGAGGACCTCTCCCTGATCATGGATGCAGACTTGTTCCACTACCTGCAGTGGCACTGTGGAGGGGAGTACCAGGAGATCCTCACCCAGCATGGGGTAGAGGTGGTGGACTTGACCGCTGAGGGGCTGACCACCCTGTTCCTACAGAGAGTACCCGGGGTGGGAGACATTGGGCAGGAGAGTCTGAGTGGGGCTCGTGGGGACCTGAGCCGGCTCTACCAGGAGAACGAGGCCAGGCTCCGGCGAGCCCAGCTGCCCAAGAGTGTCCTCTCTCCCAGCGGAGGCCTGTCCAGGGCCATGGAGGGCCTGCGGGTCAGGCTGCCCAAGCTGCTGCTCAGTGAGGATGACAGGAACATCTACATAGTTGGCAACAGCAGCGATGTGTCCGAAGCCAAACAGTTCCTCctcctgggggagagagaggaggcggtGGAGGATGTAGCCAGCTTGTTACGATCTCCCTCATCCACATCTGGTTCCTCCAagccagaggaagaggagagactcACACCCACTCTCTCCTCCACAGCAGGAACACCCCTGGACGCCAGGTTAGATAAGGTGCTGAAGCAatatgagacagagaggaggacggAGGGGGCCCGAGGGTATAAGTTTGCCCCCCGCTTCAAGGCATTAGGGCCGGCTGGGCTAGGGACCAGACCTAGGGACACAGTGATGGTAGGGGACACATCTCCAAGTGTACGACCAGGTCTTGGGCCCATGTTAGGCCATGACCTGTTTGGCTCAGACAGAGCAGGGTCAGGTGTTGGGGGACTCTACAGGCCAGGTACACAGGGTAGTGGAGAGGATATCCTGTTTAAGAGAGGGGACCCCCTGTTCACCCCTTCCTCTATGGAGAATGGACTCATCCGGAGCTCATCACCAACAGACCTTAGGCAGCAGGGTGAGACAGCCCCATTCACCTCAACTCTGAACACCTTGTCAGGGGGCATCACCATCTCAACCTCTGGGTCAGGGTCCACCCTAAAGCGGGCCAGTAGTTTCTCTGGGCGGGCCAGGTCCAAGGTCCAGGACCCAGGACAGAGTGAGGCTGAGAAAGCCACTACCAGAGCCAGGCGGTCCAATAGCTTGGACAGGAGAAATGCCTACAGTGCAGAGCTAACCATTTCCATGGTGATATGGAATTACATGAAGGAGGCCTACGCCACCCGTATACAGGACATGACCTCTGACCTGCAGATGAGGGAGAGCCAATCAGACAAAAGCAGTGACATCACTGTCATCCTTAGGGGGGCGGAGTCATCTGTGGTGCGCACCTGTCAGTTGGAGATGCAGAAGCTGGTTGCCATGGTGAAGACAGACTTCTGTTTGCAGGAGTTGCTTCTGGCTGAGTTAGGCGTGTCTGACCCAGCAGATGAGACTTTAGAGGTGTGCTGTGCTGAGGTGAGGCAACGGTTCAAGAAGGTCTCCGTCCAGACAATGAGAGATAGCGTGTTTCTGATCGGCCCCAAGCAGCTGTGCTCTCAAGTGGGTGCAGCACTGAGGGAGGTGTTCCCTGGGGAGACTGGCCAAAGGGGGGGACAAGAGGACTtctctgtcccctctacctccACTTTCAATCAGTCCAGTCCATTTCAGGTGAATGGGGTCCAGAACTCCACACAGTTTCAGACCAATAGCCCTCAGTGGATGTCTGAGactcagagagggggagaggaggggccTGGTGCCAACAGGGAGAAGAAAAATATCCAAAGGAGTGATTCTTCCAAGAGGACGAGGAACAGCGAATCAGAACACAAGAACACAGTTGTTAGTCAATCACCAGCGAGGAAAGACCCTGTCATAAAGGAGaaagtggagaggggagggacCATGGAGGCAGACGGGAGCAAGACTGACCCATTTCTCAGCCATTCAGCGATAGGCAACGGAGGAAGACCGGGAGCAGTGAATGGTGGCGGTACCAATCAAGACATGGTCGCGCCCCCAAAAGAAAGCAACCTGAGATCCGGAGTGACCCAGAAGGACAACAACAGACAGTCTAGTGGAGCAGAGAACCAGGAGAGGCCCGGGTCAGGGGGAGCTCTGACACGTCACGGCCCGGGAAGGTCTAGTTTGTCTGGGGCACGGACacagatctgtgtgtgtggggagagaggggCGTCAGTGACGAGGACAGGGTGTGGGGTGAACCTGTGTCCACAGTGCCTACTCAAATCCCACGTCCAATGCAGGGTTTGCCCCAAGGCTGAGGTGGCAGTTCCACACGGCGTCCAGGGTAACATGAGCTACTCTGAGATGCCCTTCAGCCTGCCAGGCCATGGCAGAGATGCCGTCTTTAAGATCACCTACTGCATCCCAGATGGCATTCAGGGG GAGGGCCACCCCTCGCCTGGCTCTGCGTTTCGGGGGGGAGTATTTGAGGCCTACCTTCCCCTATGTGAGAGGACCAGGAAACTCCTACCGCGGCTGGAGAAAGCCTTCAGGCTAGGCCTCACCTTCACTGTGACGGGCAGGGAGCCAGGGGCCAGGGTCAGCTGGGACAGCATCCCCCACAAGACCAGCCTGCAGGGGGGCAAGTCTGG GAATGGTTATCCAGACTCCACCTATCTGAGTCGCCTGTCTGAAGTACTGAGGGCTCATGGGATTGAGGCCCCTGCCAAGTCTCAAGACACAAACATAACCTGA